One Rhododendron vialii isolate Sample 1 chromosome 2a, ASM3025357v1 genomic region harbors:
- the LOC131316649 gene encoding cyclic phosphodiesterase-like — protein MYTGIFFKVVEACSHYTGHFGYKSSTPYMPHLSIIYRDLSNEEKKKAQEKANMLDESINSLNFQISSLALYETDIEDMTLKFWKKIVEFNLDTN, from the exons ATGTATACCGGCATTTTTTTTAAG GTAGTGGAGGCTTGTTCACACTACACCGGGCATTTTGGTTACAAGAGCTCAACCC CTTATATGCCACATCTGAGTATCATTTATCGGGATTTATCCAatgaggagaaaaagaaagctcAAGAGAAAGCCAACATGCTTGATGAAAGCATCAATAGCCTCAACTTCCAGATAAGCAGCCTTGCTTTGTACGAAACAGACATTGAAGACATGACTCTGAAATTCTGGAAGAAGATAGTTGAATTCAATCTTGACACTAATTAG